The following coding sequences lie in one Deinococcus cellulosilyticus NBRC 106333 = KACC 11606 genomic window:
- a CDS encoding YqgE/AlgH family protein: MELTFLVANPYLQGDYFQESVILVLEHDEKGALGLIVNQESTARIADVVEGGTSNDPVLLGGPVDQKFGWCIYRYPTGMEGEIKLGGTTCVSTSYLILQHLMQSVGSEYHLIMGYSGWGTGQLEKECQEGTWLWVHMDDSLIFDTPVEERWSKAIASLGIVPAQIMPGGAKA; encoded by the coding sequence ATGGAATTGACTTTTTTGGTGGCCAACCCCTACCTGCAGGGCGACTACTTCCAGGAGAGCGTCATCCTGGTGCTGGAACACGATGAGAAAGGGGCCCTCGGCCTGATCGTCAACCAGGAAAGCACCGCCCGAATTGCAGACGTGGTGGAGGGCGGCACCTCAAATGACCCGGTCCTGCTCGGTGGCCCCGTGGACCAGAAATTCGGCTGGTGCATCTACCGCTACCCCACCGGCATGGAAGGGGAAATCAAACTCGGGGGCACCACCTGCGTGTCCACCAGTTACCTGATCCTGCAGCACCTCATGCAGAGCGTGGGGTCCGAATACCACCTGATCATGGGCTATTCGGGCTGGGGTACAGGACAACTCGAAAAAGAATGCCAGGAAGGCACCTGGCTGTGGGTCCACATGGACGACAGCCTGATTTTCGACACTCCCGTCGAGGAGCGCTGGAGCAAAGCGATTGCCTCACTGGGAATCGTGCCAGCGCAGATCATGCCCGGGGGGGCGAAAGCGTGA